Part of the Temnothorax longispinosus isolate EJ_2023e chromosome 5, Tlon_JGU_v1, whole genome shotgun sequence genome is shown below.
GACCTCCTATTCTTGCGAAATGTACATGGTGTGGTCTCGGTGAATAATGGTGGTATGATGGACGATGTGGATAGCTTAACACATGCGAACGAGCATCGGCTTGGTTCGATTCATATAGGGTAACACCGTCTTAACTCCCGAAAAATATCGCGTCGATTCCTGGTCCGGTAATTGTTCCGCGCGATACTGTTCAGTCGGAGACTGTGTACTCCCGAGCAGAATGATCTTGCAAATAGCGTGGATTGTTCTCATATTGATGTTCATAGCCGGGTTGAACGAGGACGCCAGCAAGTGCGATATTTGTTAACGAGATTGTCACTGTTAAGaactgaaataattaagaaaacttTAAGCAGATTGTTCTCGAACAGATGTTTGATATGGCAGAAATTTGTtccctaaattatttatttaacaatttaaaattatcgaaaaaaagattatatatttatggatTTACTATGGAATATTATTGTAGTAATGTAAAAATCGATTTAGaggaaaaatacaaaagagaaataaatattttattgtattaatttctacaAATATTCTGTTTAACGCTGCAGCGTTAAACCATATATCAACATGATGATATATggtttaattattgaaaaattctaGTTCCAGAAGTTAAAGACAAAgactcataaaaatattaaataaatgtgaaatatatatcagaAAAGTTTACTCACTAATCCTCGATGCGAAAACATCGTGTAGCTCTTACAGTTTCACTTGAGACTAACGCGATTCTTCACTGTCACTAACTTAAATAACCCACTAACTTGAATAACCCACTTAAATAACTCAAAGAGAATCGCTGACGTTAGCTTGAATTTTGCGTATTCCATGATTTCATCAGTTTGCACATTGTGAAACCGTCCTTGGACAAAAAGTACAGacgtcattaaaattaaaaaaaagtatgtttAATGTtcatgtattttgaaaatatggtTGATGCAAATTGCTACATTTATTGGGCAATATTTGGCAAAAAAAGCGTGTACTTGCGTTATGTCGTAAACACCACGCATTTGCCTAACAGCCAGCTCGTAAAAGAACTGTAAAACGATCATCAGGATTCGTGTGAACGCAATTCTATTCGCGCGCGGACTTTCGTTTGTTGTAAAACGCACGATTACGAAACTCAGTAATGATATGCATGTATGGAATGCACGAAATAGCACTTCCTCGAAAGTTCGTTGCACTACGGGGCCAGCGCATCCACAGACGTGCCCTGATTATCGCATAAGTGGGTGGCTGGATGCCGAGACGTTGATCTAGAGCCTAGACTTCTCTCTCGCTGCGGGCCACtctgaatataaatatcgctAAGCAATCTTTCGTCTGCGTTTCATTTTCCCGCATTATATTATAGCACGCGAAACTTGAAACCAGGAGGTAAATTCCTGAAGCAATTTCATAATTCTCAGATATTACATAGTAATATCTACTAGCGATACGGTAACATCGTGTTAAATTGCTAGTAATATTCGCGGCAACTTCAATATTTCTCAGAATGAAATATCACTTTCGTAATACGTATTGCCTAGTTTGtgcaaagttttttttttaagataggAAGTTAAAAATCAAAAGTTTTAGTTTGATAGTCAAAcgaatttgatatattaattttacatcattTTAGTTTCCTCGTGTTAATATGACTCTTCCTAAGTTTTAAGTGTGCGACAATTACATGTTTTTCCATAATGTCATATCCGATTATAAAATCGTAAACGttatattatgaatttttcaaattttctctGTATCTCGACAAACCTATTACAATTCGAATGATCACAATTATTTTGCAGAAactgaaatgtatttttgtaaaatgacTTCATTATCAGAAGACGATTATACGTTCCATGAATAATCAAAATTCAATGTCAGCATCAAAATCTTTCATTTATTCTTcggtagaattttttttacgaatatatCTCAATGACTTCGTGCAGTGCATGAAGATGCGAGGCACTATACGccaatttatgtttttaatgaAATGATCCAGGTTGCGTATTCGGTACGTGATGCCGGCGGCGCACCTGACGCTGCGCGAGGAGGACGTGGTGCGACTGACCTTGGAGTTTCTCCACAGCCGCGACCTTCACATCTCGCAGCTCTCGCTCGAGCGCGAGACCGGCGTGATAAACGGCCAGTACAGCGACGACGTGCTGTTCCTGCGCCAGCTGATCCTCGACGGACAATGGGACGACGTGCTCGAGTTCATCCAGCCGCTGGAAGCGCTGTCGGATTTCGACATGAGGAAGTTCACGTACTCGATCCTGCGCCACAAATATGTCGAGCTGCTGTGCATCAAGTCCGAGGCGAACGTTATCGCCGCCGGGACGAACGGCAGCGTCGACAACGCCGTGGAGGAGGTTGTCAAGGTGTTGAGCGACCTCGAAAAGGTCGCGCCTTCTAAGGAAGAATACAGTAGCCTGTGCCTGTTGCTTACTCTGCCGCGGCTGACGGATCACCTGCAGTACAAGGACTGGAATCCCAGTAACGCGAGGGTGCAATGTTTCCGCGAGGTTCACCCTTTGGTAGAGAAGTTCCTGCCGGGCGACAGGAAGAGCGCCGACTCCGCGCATCCGATCACCTCAGCGAAAAACGATCGGCTCATTCAGCTCGTCATCAAAGGCATCTTGTACGAATCCTGCGTAAATTATTGCCAAGCGAAAGCTACCGGGTCGAAAGAGAGCGAACAGGTGATTTTTgtctctttatcttttttttgttttattttattaaaggataaaatttgccaaaattatatcaaaattaaaattaaagttacttttattttttctgtatacACGTAAACTATATAATTACTGGATacaattgtaaattgtttatttatacatatatatttataatatttacatatatttatacttttattttcatttttgatagtatttatacttttatttatattatttatagtatttatagtatttatattttataatttaattttgttttgtttagatttttaattccgtGCATTCTCTCTTATGTTATAGGTAGAGATGAGTTTCTCGAGGCTACTGGATGGGTCCGTGGGGTTCAGCGATTCGGACTTAAGTTTGCTCTCATGGCTTCAAAGTATACCTCCCGAGACGTTCGCTGTACCCTTTGCACAAAGAACCCTGAACGTCGACGTGGAGCGCCTGGAGAGGCCCTCCTTGGAGACTTCGTGGACGGAACATATGCTAATAACGCCGATCAAACCGAAGACGTTTCCGCACAGCGCCATGCCGTTTACCAGGCCGAGATCCGCCGCGGATATGATGTCTCGTAGTTTAGTGCCGGCTCTGGAGGCTGGCCTCGGGCCCAGGAGTCCCAAGAACACATCCATACCATCGGCGGCACTTATGGCGCTATCCGTCGGCGACGTAAACCCGATGTCCAGGTCATCATTCGCTAGCTTCCACttaaccggtttcaagaacAACAAGTTGATGAATACTAGCGTCGATAGGCTCTTCGAAAACGAGGGTGATGTCTTCCTTAGCTCGAATTACACCGAGTTTCAACAACTACCCTCGATACAAGAGACCACAATGAATGCTCAACCTAAGGCTCCGCCGAGAACTCGAGGGCACTCCAAAAGCCCTGACGGTAAGATTACAAAGCACATCTTAGAAGTACATTTAAaagtacatttaaataatatcgttaCGTGCACATATCATACAAAACATTTGAATAAAAGAACGATTAGATTTTTAATCGATGTTTTATAGCATGTACTTAATAACacatgtttaattatttcaattaatttatttagctttgattgattttattatttctacgACGGATCTGTTAAAGTAGTTACATATTACATAGAaagtttctaaattattttaaaagtaacccgtaatttttataatgtttttctttatagGTGTGGAAGTGGATCCTTCAGCGACATCCACGCCGGAACGCAGAGTGGCTGGAAGGGAATCGCCGGCGCCTTCGACTGCCAGGAGTTCCAGAAGGGACTCCTTGACGGAAAAACCCACGGGAATCGCAGCCAAAATTACAGACCCATCCGTAATACCGATTAGAGCGATGGTGGCTCCTAGCGACAACCTCGAACAAAGTTACAACGGTGGCCTATTTAAAGAATACCAGAAACAGAAGCAAAGATTGCAGGAGACTATCCAACAAAAGGAAAGGGAAAGGGACGAATTAGTCAGGCAGCTAACTGCACCGTTACCTATGCAAGTAGCAGATAATAGACTTCAGGGAGAAGGgtgagtaattttttaaaaatattatattttatttaaaaagtagatattttcaatgaaaaatcGTAAAGGtaatatttacgatttttaaGTTGCCAGAAAGGTACATTTGTTTTTGCGTAATAAAGCATAAAAAGAATGCACAGTTTAAGAAAtgcgatattttttaagtagGATTACCGCATAGTTAATATATGTGTGTTGTCAATATTGTCTATATCGGTCCTGTTGCATCGAATGTACTGAATGAAAAGTCGGAGCCCGTTGCATTCTCCAACAGATGGCGATAGCTAAATGCCTTTGTCACGTTTATTGTAGTAAAACATGTGCCGAGAATAGCAGCTTAGATTTAGACTCCGATGAAGCACTGATTAAAATAGACTGTTACCCTCCTCTGAGAATCGGTGGAAAAAACtgattattttaactatttcGATCTCTTCTACATGATTTTCCGATCTAAAAGCCCTTTAAGAAATTCTTGAGTAGATGAgtctttctataaaaattcatggAATCAGTCGtttcagaaatttattatatttctatacagtaatatattaaatattaaatcatttaacaccgtaatattgaatttattaaattattcaatacccgtaatcttttaaaacagatttgtattaaagcaaattttgattaaatatttgaaataatttatctgaaaaatattctaacaagattctctctctttgatacttatattaattttatttccaattaaaaGTTACTTGAACATGAGAAGTCGATTGGTTCATTCATACATAATTCCTGTATAAAATTAACGCTGATTAAAATTCGAAGTTTTAAATGAATCTGTTTTTTGTCGTTATATACAACGATCGATCTCAGGAAATGATTTTAATGCGTTTTTTGTCTATATAAACCTGTTTTTTCTCGCTATATACAACGATCGatctcaataaataattttaatgcgtGTCGATATACCGTTTTGCAATTGAAACATTCTGCAAGAAAGCGAACGTTACTCGCACAGAGACCGGCGATTGAAATCGGAATTCGATTACGGTTCATTGGCATCGACCGCTGATATCGTGCTCGAACCGGATACCGGATGCGTGTACAGCAAAACGGTGACCGTACCATTCCGCCAACGGTCCTGCCCTATCGATGATTCACGCGCATACCTCTATATTTATGGCCGCATTGTTTCATTCATACGCGTGCCTATATCCTGCAAAGTGTGTGCCAACACGTAAACTACGTacatttatacttatttcGAATTTGCGAACGTTATACGTCACATTatttaaaacgaaaaattaatatttaactattatCACGTTTcttttaacttgaaaattaaCGATGCCGCGATAGAAAGTTCAAAAATAGA
Proteins encoded:
- the LOC139813341 gene encoding WD repeat-containing protein 47 isoform X2; its protein translation is MVVVMSSAIAVIEDFSKDTLGRLRIRYVMPAAHLTLREEDVVRLTLEFLHSRDLHISQLSLERETGVINGQYSDDVLFLRQLILDGQWDDVLEFIQPLEALSDFDMRKFTYSILRHKYVELLCIKSEANVIAAGTNGSVDNAVEEVVKVLSDLEKVAPSKEEYSSLCLLLTLPRLTDHLQYKDWNPSNARVQCFREVHPLVEKFLPGDRKSADSAHPITSAKNDRLIQLVIKGILYESCVNYCQAKATGSKESEQVEMSFSRLLDGSVGFSDSDLSLLSWLQSIPPETFAVPFAQRTLNVDVERLERPSLETSWTEHMLITPIKPKTFPHSAMPFTRPRSAADMMSRSLVPALEAGLGPRSPKNTSIPSAALMALSVGDVNPMSRSSFASFHLTGFKNNKLMNTSVDRLFENEGDVFLSSNYTEFQQLPSIQETTMNAQPKAPPRTRGHSKSPDGVEVDPSATSTPERRVAGRESPAPSTARSSRRDSLTEKPTGIAAKITDPSVIPIRAMVAPSDNLEQSYNGGLFKEYQKQKQRLQETIQQKERERDELVRQLTAPLPMQVADNRLQGEGIKQPLGSKGPSPVHTSAPVRSGIQSPKPTINGSDPVARQNSVSSGIYDSRVSEGHYDVIKPKQEPRPELETSNGSSNGGGRPRFVPVTALEDVQAIRCAEFHPHGKLYAVGSNSKTLRICAYPKLHDVREDHQTYQPTVLFKRTKHHKGSIYCLAWTPDGRLIATGSNDKTVKLMRFNADTSNLEGQEVELTMHDGTVRDLCFLEDTSNKSSLLISGGAGDCKIYVTDCTTGTPFQALSGHSGHVLTLYNWGGAMFVSGSQDKTVRFWDLRTRSCVNMVTPATVPGSRVGSPVAALCVDPSGRLLVSGHEDSSCILFDIRGGRTVQCFKPHAADIRSIRFSPSAYYLLTAGYDNKLVLTDLQGDLTMPLPSVVVAQHQDKVISGRWHPTEFSFLSTSADKTATLWALPPV
- the LOC139813341 gene encoding WD repeat-containing protein 47 isoform X1, whose product is MVVVMSSAIAVIEDFSKDTLGRLRIRYVMPAAHLTLREEDVVRLTLEFLHSRDLHISQLSLERETGVINGQYSDDVLFLRQLILDGQWDDVLEFIQPLEALSDFDMRKFTYSILRHKYVELLCIKSEANVIAAGTNGSVDNAVEEVVKVLSDLEKVAPSKEEYSSLCLLLTLPRLTDHLQYKDWNPSNARVQCFREVHPLVEKFLPGDRKSADSAHPITSAKNDRLIQLVIKGILYESCVNYCQAKATGSKESEQVEMSFSRLLDGSVGFSDSDLSLLSWLQSIPPETFAVPFAQRTLNVDVERLERPSLETSWTEHMLITPIKPKTFPHSAMPFTRPRSAADMMSRSLVPALEAGLGPRSPKNTSIPSAALMALSVGDVNPMSRSSFASFHLTGFKNNKLMNTSVDRLFENEGDVFLSSNYTEFQQLPSIQETTMNAQPKAPPRTRGHSKSPDGVEVDPSATSTPERRVAGRESPAPSTARSSRRDSLTEKPTGIAAKITDPSVIPIRAMVAPSDNLEQSYNGGLFKEYQKQKQRLQETIQQKERERDELVRQLTAPLPMQVADNRLQGEGIKQPLGSKGPSPVHTSAPVRSGIQSPKPTINGSDPVARQNSVSSGIYDSRVSEGHYDVIKPKQEPRPELETSNGSSNGGGRPRFVPVTALEDVQAIRCAEFHPHGKLYAVGSNSKTLRICAYPKLHDVREDHQTYQPTVLFKRTKHHKGSIYCLAWTPDGRLIATGSNDKTVKLMRFNADTSNLEGQEVELTMHDGTVRDLCFLEDTSNKSSLLISGGAGDCKIYVTDCTTGTPFQALSGHSGHVLTLYNWGGAMFVSGSQDKTVRFWDLRTRSCVNMVTPATVPGSRNLIPLQVGSPVAALCVDPSGRLLVSGHEDSSCILFDIRGGRTVQCFKPHAADIRSIRFSPSAYYLLTAGYDNKLVLTDLQGDLTMPLPSVVVAQHQDKVISGRWHPTEFSFLSTSADKTATLWALPPV
- the LOC139813341 gene encoding WD repeat-containing protein 47 isoform X3 translates to MFATTYKRAVQKTLRIRYVMPAAHLTLREEDVVRLTLEFLHSRDLHISQLSLERETGVINGQYSDDVLFLRQLILDGQWDDVLEFIQPLEALSDFDMRKFTYSILRHKYVELLCIKSEANVIAAGTNGSVDNAVEEVVKVLSDLEKVAPSKEEYSSLCLLLTLPRLTDHLQYKDWNPSNARVQCFREVHPLVEKFLPGDRKSADSAHPITSAKNDRLIQLVIKGILYESCVNYCQAKATGSKESEQVEMSFSRLLDGSVGFSDSDLSLLSWLQSIPPETFAVPFAQRTLNVDVERLERPSLETSWTEHMLITPIKPKTFPHSAMPFTRPRSAADMMSRSLVPALEAGLGPRSPKNTSIPSAALMALSVGDVNPMSRSSFASFHLTGFKNNKLMNTSVDRLFENEGDVFLSSNYTEFQQLPSIQETTMNAQPKAPPRTRGHSKSPDGVEVDPSATSTPERRVAGRESPAPSTARSSRRDSLTEKPTGIAAKITDPSVIPIRAMVAPSDNLEQSYNGGLFKEYQKQKQRLQETIQQKERERDELVRQLTAPLPMQVADNRLQGEGIKQPLGSKGPSPVHTSAPVRSGIQSPKPTINGSDPVARQNSVSSGIYDSRVSEGHYDVIKPKQEPRPELETSNGSSNGGGRPRFVPVTALEDVQAIRCAEFHPHGKLYAVGSNSKTLRICAYPKLHDVREDHQTYQPTVLFKRTKHHKGSIYCLAWTPDGRLIATGSNDKTVKLMRFNADTSNLEGQEVELTMHDGTVRDLCFLEDTSNKSSLLISGGAGDCKIYVTDCTTGTPFQALSGHSGHVLTLYNWGGAMFVSGSQDKTVRFWDLRTRSCVNMVTPATVPGSRNLIPLQVGSPVAALCVDPSGRLLVSGHEDSSCILFDIRGGRTVQCFKPHAADIRSIRFSPSAYYLLTAGYDNKLVLTDLQGDLTMPLPSVVVAQHQDKVISGRWHPTEFSFLSTSADKTATLWALPPV
- the LOC139813341 gene encoding WD repeat-containing protein 47 isoform X4: MFATTYKRAVQKTLRIRYVMPAAHLTLREEDVVRLTLEFLHSRDLHISQLSLERETGVINGQYSDDVLFLRQLILDGQWDDVLEFIQPLEALSDFDMRKFTYSILRHKYVELLCIKSEANVIAAGTNGSVDNAVEEVVKVLSDLEKVAPSKEEYSSLCLLLTLPRLTDHLQYKDWNPSNARVQCFREVHPLVEKFLPGDRKSADSAHPITSAKNDRLIQLVIKGILYESCVNYCQAKATGSKESEQVEMSFSRLLDGSVGFSDSDLSLLSWLQSIPPETFAVPFAQRTLNVDVERLERPSLETSWTEHMLITPIKPKTFPHSAMPFTRPRSAADMMSRSLVPALEAGLGPRSPKNTSIPSAALMALSVGDVNPMSRSSFASFHLTGFKNNKLMNTSVDRLFENEGDVFLSSNYTEFQQLPSIQETTMNAQPKAPPRTRGHSKSPDGVEVDPSATSTPERRVAGRESPAPSTARSSRRDSLTEKPTGIAAKITDPSVIPIRAMVAPSDNLEQSYNGGLFKEYQKQKQRLQETIQQKERERDELVRQLTAPLPMQVADNRLQGEGIKQPLGSKGPSPVHTSAPVRSGIQSPKPTINGSDPVARQNSVSSGIYDSRVSEGHYDVIKPKQEPRPELETSNGSSNGGGRPRFVPVTALEDVQAIRCAEFHPHGKLYAVGSNSKTLRICAYPKLHDVREDHQTYQPTVLFKRTKHHKGSIYCLAWTPDGRLIATGSNDKTVKLMRFNADTSNLEGQEVELTMHDGTVRDLCFLEDTSNKSSLLISGGAGDCKIYVTDCTTGTPFQALSGHSGHVLTLYNWGGAMFVSGSQDKTVRFWDLRTRSCVNMVTPATVPGSRVGSPVAALCVDPSGRLLVSGHEDSSCILFDIRGGRTVQCFKPHAADIRSIRFSPSAYYLLTAGYDNKLVLTDLQGDLTMPLPSVVVAQHQDKVISGRWHPTEFSFLSTSADKTATLWALPPV